The following proteins are encoded in a genomic region of Cryptomeria japonica chromosome 11, Sugi_1.0, whole genome shotgun sequence:
- the LOC131031380 gene encoding serine/threonine-protein kinase UCNL isoform X1 — MGLSLDYMEDWSIRSAESVEEFKPIRILGHGDMGTVFLVMHLHSEKPVAMKVIDKQVVEKKRSFKRAQMEREILSRLDHPFLPRLFAKFESRHYSYLLMSYCSGGDLNVLRQNQENTRFSESAARFYAAEVVLALDYLHQHGILYRDLKPENILVQGNGHIMLTDFDLSIINNNLQKLKSRSFREDKKTSEAISNKPLLSKSSPTGAKNYTNSFNSVPRQEEQRRSISKANSLKEHKYNWLDNIKRRSFYDQSHSFVGTEEYVAPEVLWGTGHGYAVDWWSFGILLYEMVYGKTPFKGSTRKDTFYNVLCKEPQLSEHWSPLKDLLQRLLVKEPSKRLGSNNDADEIKNHEFFNGVKWDELEFVSRPPFVPPPFSFDNLEDVIDGNSKMKGKIETF, encoded by the exons ATGGGTTTGTCATTAGATTATATGGAGGACTGGAGCATTAGATCTGCAGAGTCTGTGGAGGAGTTTAAGCCCATAAGGATTCTGGGTCATGGTGATATGGGGACTGTGTTCTTGGTAATGCATTTGCACAGTGAAAAGCCTGTGGCTATGAAGGTGATTGATAAACAAGTTGTGGAGAAGAAGAGGAGTTTCAAGAGGGCTCAGATGGAGAGAGAGATTCTGTCAAGGCTAGATCATCCTTTTCTGCCCAGATTGTTTGCTAAGTTTGAGTCCAGACACTATTCTTATCTTCTGATGAGCTATTGCTCTGGAGGGGACCTTAATGTGCTCAGACAGAACCAGGAGAATACCAGATTTTCAGAGTCTGCTGCAAG GTTTTATGCAGCAGAAGTAGTTCTTGCCCTTGACTATCTTCATCAACATGGAATATTATATAGGGATCTGAAACCAGAAAACATATTGGTTCAAGGAAATGGTCATATCATGCTCACTGATTTTGACCTTTCCATCATCAATAACAATCTTCAAAAGCTCAAGTCGAGATCCTTTCGAGAAGATAAGAAGACAAGTGAGGCAATCTCCAACAAGCCCCTTCTATCCAAGTCGAGCCCCACTGGAGCTAAAAATTACACAAATTCATTCAACTCAGTACCAAGACAAGAGGAACAAAGAAGATCAATTAGCAAGGCCAATAGCTTGAAAGAGCATAAATATAATTGGCTTGACAATATCAAAAGGAGATCATTTTACGACCAATCACATTCATTTGTAGGCACTGAAGAATATGTTGCTCCCGAAGTCCTCTGGGGCACAGGGCATGGCTATGCTGTAGATTGGTGGTCTTTTGGAATATTGTTGTATGAGATGGTATATGGGAAGACCCCTTTCAAGGGATCCACAAGGAAGGATACATTTTACAATGTTCTATGTAAAGAGCCACAATTATCAGAACATTGGTCCCCCTTGAAGGACTTGCTTCAACGTTTGTTAGTGAAGGAGCCAAGTAAGAGGCTAGGATCCAACAACGATGCTGATGAAATTAAGAACCATGAATTCTTTAATGGTGTTAAGTGGGACGAGTTAGAGTTTGTGTCTAGGCCACCATTTGTTCCCCCACCTTTTAGTTTTGATAATTTAGAAGATGTGATTGATGGCAATTCAAAAATGAAAGGAAAGATAGAAACTTTTTGA
- the LOC131031380 gene encoding serine/threonine-protein kinase OXI1 isoform X2, translating to MCSDRTRRIPDFQSLLQVLRLPLENLISSSERLEHSIRFYAAEVVLALDYLHQHGILYRDLKPENILVQGNGHIMLTDFDLSIINNNLQKLKSRSFREDKKTSEAISNKPLLSKSSPTGAKNYTNSFNSVPRQEEQRRSISKANSLKEHKYNWLDNIKRRSFYDQSHSFVGTEEYVAPEVLWGTGHGYAVDWWSFGILLYEMVYGKTPFKGSTRKDTFYNVLCKEPQLSEHWSPLKDLLQRLLVKEPSKRLGSNNDADEIKNHEFFNGVKWDELEFVSRPPFVPPPFSFDNLEDVIDGNSKMKGKIETF from the exons ATGTGCTCAGACAGAACCAGGAGAATACCAGATTTTCAGAGTCTGCTGCAAG ttctgaggttaccattggagaACTTGATCTCCTCTTCAGAGAGACTTGAACACAGTATCAG GTTTTATGCAGCAGAAGTAGTTCTTGCCCTTGACTATCTTCATCAACATGGAATATTATATAGGGATCTGAAACCAGAAAACATATTGGTTCAAGGAAATGGTCATATCATGCTCACTGATTTTGACCTTTCCATCATCAATAACAATCTTCAAAAGCTCAAGTCGAGATCCTTTCGAGAAGATAAGAAGACAAGTGAGGCAATCTCCAACAAGCCCCTTCTATCCAAGTCGAGCCCCACTGGAGCTAAAAATTACACAAATTCATTCAACTCAGTACCAAGACAAGAGGAACAAAGAAGATCAATTAGCAAGGCCAATAGCTTGAAAGAGCATAAATATAATTGGCTTGACAATATCAAAAGGAGATCATTTTACGACCAATCACATTCATTTGTAGGCACTGAAGAATATGTTGCTCCCGAAGTCCTCTGGGGCACAGGGCATGGCTATGCTGTAGATTGGTGGTCTTTTGGAATATTGTTGTATGAGATGGTATATGGGAAGACCCCTTTCAAGGGATCCACAAGGAAGGATACATTTTACAATGTTCTATGTAAAGAGCCACAATTATCAGAACATTGGTCCCCCTTGAAGGACTTGCTTCAACGTTTGTTAGTGAAGGAGCCAAGTAAGAGGCTAGGATCCAACAACGATGCTGATGAAATTAAGAACCATGAATTCTTTAATGGTGTTAAGTGGGACGAGTTAGAGTTTGTGTCTAGGCCACCATTTGTTCCCCCACCTTTTAGTTTTGATAATTTAGAAGATGTGATTGATGGCAATTCAAAAATGAAAGGAAAGATAGAAACTTTTTGA